In the Arachis stenosperma cultivar V10309 chromosome 8, arast.V10309.gnm1.PFL2, whole genome shotgun sequence genome, aaaaatttattaaaaaaaactgaATAAACCAGCTTCTATTCTTGACTATAAttacaaaagaaagaaaaaaaggatgcgaaagacaaaattttaaattaattcgtTATAATTCTCTTTATATAtaagtataaataatattttagttaaaaattatttaataattttctactatttaattacaaaattgaCACATTATAATATTTAcggtaaaatttttttatgaaaataattattattatgtgtaaaattaaaattataactacaataacaacaataaagACTTATCCCATATATGGATCAAATAATATCATTCATCTCTATTATGTATTTTGTCTACAGATTTCTTTACATGTAAATCTCGTTTGACCGCCTTATGGATGATCTTCTTAGGTCTTCTTCTGTTTTTATCCTTTATCCATCTTCTATCTCATTCACAATATGAGTGCTCTGTCGGACTTCTTCTCACATTTCAAAATTATTTGAGACGCGATTtcaccatcttttccacaatagGTACTATTCCAACACTCTCTCTTATATCTTTGTTCCTTATTCTATCCAATTGcatatgaccactcatccatctcaacatctttaTGTCTGCCACACTTAATTTATGTCCGTGTTCTTCTTTGACCGTCCAACACTCTATACCATAAAGTATAGCCGATCTGATAGCAGTCTGATAAAATttacttttaagttttaaatacACTTTTTTATCACATATAAATTCAGATGCACTCtaccattttgaccaacctgcttagATCTTATAATTTacactaaattaaataaaataataatcaaattttaaaaaaattaataaatactaagtCTCATTTATATTCGAAAAGTTATGATTGATTTTGAATGATTATTTAATTgaattattatttgtttttttgtttgagcagactttattttttttaatttcaataaattaaagttatatAATACAATAACTCTTATCATtgtattaatatataatttcataattttttaccacatataaataaaattttttaagaatttagCTAATATGTGTATTAAAGACATATAATAAGATtactattaataaaatattttaaatatttttatttagtaactaaaaaataaatatattaaaaatttaaatttttatatttaaaaaaataatttattatgcTCTTAGcacataaattaaatatttttttttaaatatgagagcaatgtattattaatttattataataggAACATTATATGGTGGTATCAACTGTTATGCATCAAAGATCAAATCATCAATGCCAGTATATCACCAATGGGATAGCACATCAGAAagaattttttcttaattacaATTAAAGAGTGTTATAGTAATCCAGTTAGTTAAAGGTACTGCATTTAATTAACTTACTTTATACTTAAAATAATCTatgataaaaacaaataatacttaaaaaaatatcttgTGGACGCTCAAAATCATATAGTGTGAAATAAAACCATGCATTTCCTAAACATTGTTTAATGGCAATTACTCTAATGAAGATGTTAAAAACATTTTCTCATAATGATCTTAGGTTAAAAAGTATGACTTATTGGTTTTGTCATTTTAAACAAAGATAACATTtttataacatataaaaatcaaatccTAAAATTTATCGTCCAATAGTCAAAATGTCTTTACATGATGACAATTATAAAATCTTCATTAGAGTATCCACCTTGTTTAAATGTTATCATATATGATAGTGAAAAAATTAGTTCGATGATTTAATGGCACATCTTGATGAAAACTTCAACTCTAGTCTCTACTTAATTAAACAAAGGTGGACAAAAAGAAATCATTTATCTGTCAGCTATGACTACATAATCTATTCTTTCTTGGCCACATTTTGAGAGATGTAATTTAGTTCTGCTAACTAAACTTTACCTTCAAACATCATTTGTATCCTCATCAAGATGTTCAGTGTCTTCATCTAATTGATTTTCCACTCTAATCAGATCAATGGCTTTTGCATCAGGGATTTCACCATGAACATAACTTACTAGTTTATCATAGGTTACAACAGAGAGATAGCCGCCATCACTATAGAACTTGAGAATCTGAAGCACTGATTCCAAATCTCCTTTTTCCTTCAGGTACTCTAAAAATGCAGCCAAAACAAAGGGTTTAGGCCTCCGTCTAGATCTTTCTGCAGAGAGAGCAGTCTTCATTGCTTGAACTGCTTTCTCCATATTATTATCCACGCAGTAGTGTTCTGCCAAACTTTCCCATGTAGACGCATGCAATTGCTTGCCGCTATCCAAAAGCCTCTTGATATAAGCCTCAGCCTTATCCAACATACCCAATTTACAATAAGTATGGATCATAAGATGTGGAATTCTGGTGTCGAAAATTTTGTAATTGGATTCCCATTCTTCCGAGATCTTCTCAGCTCCAACAATGTCACCTAGCTTCACCAAAGAGCTTAACATACAGAGGTAATCTTTGTTCCAAAATCCATTCAAGGTTTTGCACTTATCCCAAATTCGATAAACCTCATCCTTATTACCAATAGCAGCATATATAGTTTGAATAGATGCAAAGGCAAGCTTCTTGCTCCTGCCTACAGCTAACCGCTCTGATTTCTTCAGTGCTGACAAGGCCTTCTCGACATTGCCACCTTTCAGATAACCATTTGCTGCAGTCGTGTAAATATACCAATCAACAGTTGCAAGAGGATCAACTTCCATCCTCATTAGTAACTTCTCCATCCCTTCTATGTCTGCAGCAACTACATACGCATTCAACCGAATAGTAAACATAGCACCATTGCGTATGTCCTTCTCCATCATTTCTCGCATTAGACTATCTAATTTGTCATATTTGCCTAACTGCGCATAGAGTTTCAACATCATATTGTAACACGCGGGGGAGTTCACGGGATGAACCTTCTTAATTTTCTTCATGATAGCCTCCGCTTTCTCCAAAGATTTATGCTCTGCATAGCATTTCAAGAGGGCAGCATTTACCTTGAATCCAATTAGGGCATCAGGAATGCCTCTGTAGAAGCTCTCGGTTTGTTCAAGGCCACGAACTTTCGATATTAAGTTGAGGTGTTTAGCAATGTCTCCTGGTGTCAAGTTATATTTACTTGACTCACTCATCCATTCTGATATCTAACAAAAGCAATGTTTCATCAACTCCCGATATTAGGTGTTATTAGTCAAGCACAACAATACTATAAACATCGTTTAAAAATTTGAACTAGTAAAACCTCGCTATCAATTATCATTATTCAAGTGATTTATCCGGTTGAAATTATAATCGAATCAATGATTAGGCAACACAAAAGTATCAATAACAGCAACTATCATTAAACCTTATCCTTATCCTTATTATTATCCCTTTAGAAGTGATAAGATTAATGAAACAAACGCCACCATAGTATCTTATCGTATACataaactaactaaacaaaCTAGCATCAAAGTAATATAGAACGAACATCATTTTCAACTTGCACAAACTTTGCCTAAATAAATGAAACAAAACAATGATCCGACTGTAATTTACATTGTCAGCCACCAAAAAGGAACATGAATCCGAATCAGAAACCAGCTGCATTCAGTGTGTTAGATTAAAGGGGTACCATTGAATAAGCTTTACTATGTgctaaaagaaaagtaaaggTTGGAACTTGAAGTGTAAAACCTGAAGGGCGTGCGTGTAGCGACGCGAATAAGAGAGGGTTGCGATGAGATATTGGATTTGATTGTGAGTGAGGGATCCGCCATGTTGAAGCCATTGGTTGAGAACGGGGGTCACAGGGATTCTGGGGTCCCCATTACCCCCAATTATTTGATGTCGGAGTtctgagaaagaagaagaagaagaagaagaagaagaaagcagTGCTTCTGTTGAGTATAATTGATAGGCAGAAATACGGGAGGTATTGAAAAGTTTGAAACTTGATCGAAACAACATCGTCACTTTCACTCAACTCTCAACTCTGCGTTTCTCTCCTTCCTCAGAACTCAGAAGAAGGGCGACTACGAATGAACCAACGCTAACAGGCCCTACtacaattaattattttttttctttcttaccACATCCTCAAAGCTTTATTTAAGTATTTGTTGTTGTCTAATAATTGCTATATTTATAAAACTTAAATCAAACTTTAATACTTACTTGAATagattagaaaaataataattaaactaactaaaGTTAGTTATATTGACaacatatttaattaaaaaaaaagttgtttgaactaaaaaaatagaatttaactaatatttttatctataataatattataaaattacaaattttttaaaataaattatattttaatatttaattatagtttttattattatttaatttatataataaaatttaataatttaaaaattaatttataaaattattgattaaatcttaatattttaatataatttttttaaaataattactatatttatCTAGTAAGAtctaaaagattaaaatatttaaaataattattatatttatttattgaaattcaaaatattaaaaCTAGTTATATACTAAAAGTTATTggattttttatgtatataactaattttaatattttaaattttactaaataaatataatagttgttttaaatattttaatcttttaaatgtcactaaataaatatagtagttattttaaaaaaaattatagtaaaatattaagatttaacAAGTGATCTTACAAATCGATTGTTTAATTATTGAGTTCTaccatataaattaaataataataaaaattataattttaaaaatttaaaagatttaaatttttaaataactatagtgagatttaaaatattaaatttttaaatatataatcaacaataatttgatgaactcgtttaaataaaaaaaattataatttgaaaatgtaaaattttaaaatataaatgacaaaataactttataataatttaattatttttattattttatgtaaagagaattttgtttattaaagtctaaaaaataatattcaaattactactgaaaaaatttaaatttaatattatgaagaaaaaataaaaaaaacaatataaGGACTAacttgattaatttttaaa is a window encoding:
- the LOC130943812 gene encoding pentatricopeptide repeat-containing protein At2g20710, mitochondrial-like isoform X1 gives rise to the protein MLFRSSFKLFNTSRISAYQLYSTEALLSSSSSSSSSFSELRHQIIGGNGDPRIPVTPVLNQWLQHGGSLTHNQIQYLIATLSYSRRYTHALQISEWMSESSKYNLTPGDIAKHLNLISKVRGLEQTESFYRGIPDALIGFKVNAALLKCYAEHKSLEKAEAIMKKIKKVHPVNSPACYNMMLKLYAQLGKYDKLDSLMREMMEKDIRNGAMFTIRLNAYVVAADIEGMEKLLMRMEVDPLATVDWYIYTTAANGYLKGGNVEKALSALKKSERLAVGRSKKLAFASIQTIYAAIGNKDEVYRIWDKCKTLNGFWNKDYLCMLSSLVKLGDIVGAEKISEEWESNYKIFDTRIPHLMIHTYCKLGMLDKAEAYIKRLLDSGKQLHASTWESLAEHYCVDNNMEKAVQAMKTALSAERSRRRPKPFVLAAFLEYLKEKGDLESVLQILKFYSDGGYLSVVTYDKLVSYVHGEIPDAKAIDLIRVENQLDEDTEHLDEDTNDV
- the LOC130943812 gene encoding pentatricopeptide repeat-containing protein At2g20710, mitochondrial-like isoform X2, with translation MASTWRIPHSQSNPISHRNPLLFASLHARPSEWMSESSKYNLTPGDIAKHLNLISKVRGLEQTESFYRGIPDALIGFKVNAALLKCYAEHKSLEKAEAIMKKIKKVHPVNSPACYNMMLKLYAQLGKYDKLDSLMREMMEKDIRNGAMFTIRLNAYVVAADIEGMEKLLMRMEVDPLATVDWYIYTTAANGYLKGGNVEKALSALKKSERLAVGRSKKLAFASIQTIYAAIGNKDEVYRIWDKCKTLNGFWNKDYLCMLSSLVKLGDIVGAEKISEEWESNYKIFDTRIPHLMIHTYCKLGMLDKAEAYIKRLLDSGKQLHASTWESLAEHYCVDNNMEKAVQAMKTALSAERSRRRPKPFVLAAFLEYLKEKGDLESVLQILKFYSDGGYLSVVTYDKLVSYVHGEIPDAKAIDLIRVENQLDEDTEHLDEDTNDV